One Heteronotia binoei isolate CCM8104 ecotype False Entrance Well chromosome 10, APGP_CSIRO_Hbin_v1, whole genome shotgun sequence genomic region harbors:
- the DYNC1LI1 gene encoding cytoplasmic dynein 1 light intermediate chain 1, protein MAAVVGGRAGSFGSSSSPGLGSGYGGATFNATNSSSGSDQRAGGDDDDGQNLWSCILSEVSTRSRSKLPSGKNVLLLGEDGAGKTSLIGKLQGIEEYKKGRGMEYLYLSVHDEDRDDQTRCNVWILDGDLYHKGLLKFAMEASSLKDTLIMLVVDMSKPWTALDSLQKWASVVRDHIDKLKIPPEEIKEMEQKIIRDFQEYTEPGEDFPASPQRRSTSLQEDKDDSVILPLGADTLTYNLGIPVVVVCTKCDAISLLEKEHDYRDEHFDFIQSHIRRFCLQYGAALIYTSVKENKNIDLVYKYIVQKLYGFLFNTPALVVEKDAVFIPAGWDNEKKIGILHENFQTLKAGDSFEDIITKPPVRKFVHEKEIVAEDDQVFLMKQQSLLAKQPPTAAGRPVDTSPRVPGGSPRTPNRSVTSNVTSVTPIPAGSKKIDPSMKAGATSEGVLANFFNSLLSKKTGSPGGPGGGGGSPGGVGGTGGGGGSNLPPSAKKSGQKPVLTDVQAELDRMSRKPDLASPTSPTSPTEGEAS, encoded by the exons ATGGCGGCGGTGGTAGGAGGGAGAGCCGGCTCCTTCGGTTCCTCTTCTTCGCCGGGGTTGGGCTCGGGCTACGGGGGTGCCACCTTCAACGCTACAAACAGCAGCAGTGGTTCTGACCAGCGGGCGGGCGGCGATGACGACGACGGGCAGAATCTCTG GTCCTGCATCCTCAGTGAAGTGTCCACTCGTTCCCGCTCTAAATTGCCTTCCGGGAAAAATGTCTTGTTGTTGG gGGAAGATGGAGCAGGTAAAACTAGTTTAATAGGAAAACTTCAAGGAATTGAAGAATATAAGAAAGGAAGAGGAATGGAATATTTGTACTTAAGTGTGCATGATGAAGATCGAGATG ATCAGACAAGGTGTAATGTCTGGATCTTGGATGGTGACCTGTATCATAAAGGTCTACTTAAATTTGCAATGGAAGCCAGCTCGCTTAAGGACACTCTAATTATGCTGGTAGTAGACATGTCTAAGCCATGGACTGCTTTGGACTCTTTACAGAAATGGGCAAGTGTTGTAAGAGATCacattgacaaattaaaaattccTCCTGAAGAAATTAAAGAAATGGAACAAAAGA tCATAAGAGACTTTCAAGAATACACAGAACCTGGAGAAGATTTTCCAGCTTCTCCACAGAGAAGAAGTACTTCACTACAAGAAGACAAAGATGACAGTGTCATTTTACCACTGGGTGCTGATACACTAACATATAACTTAGGCATTCCTGTAGTAGTAGTTTGTACAAAG TGTGATGCCATTAGTCTTCTGGAAAAAGAACATGATTACAGAGATGAGCACTTTGACTTCATTCAGTCACATATCCGAAGGTTTTGTTTACAgt ATGGTGCCGCACTTATTTACACTTCAGTAAAGGAAAATAAGAATATTGATTTAGTGTATAAATATATTGTTCAGAAATTATATGGATTTCTTTTCAACACACCTGCTCTTGTTGTGGAAAAAGATGCAGTATTTAT TCCTGCAGGATGGGACAATGAAAAGAAGATTGGAATATTACATGAGAACTTTCAGACTTTAAAAGCAGGAGACAGTTTTGAAGATATCATAACAAAGCCACCTGTTAGAAAG TTTGTACATGAGAAAGAAATAGTAGCAGAAGATGACCAGGTATTCCTTATGAAGCAGCAG tCTTTGTTAGCAAAACAACCACCTACTGCAGCTGGAAGACCAGTG GATACCTCACCCAGAGTTCCTGGAGGGTCCCCAAGGACACCAAACAGATCAGTAACCTCCAACGTCACCAGTGTTACACCCATCCCTGCTGGATCCAAAAAAATTGATCCTAGTATGAAAG CTGGAGCTACAAGCGAAGGAGTCCTGGCAAACTTCTTCAACAGTTTGCTAAGCAAGAAAACTGGCTCCCCAGGGGGACCAGGCGGTGGTGGTGGTAGTCCTGGAGGAGTAGGGGgcactggaggtggtggtggcagcaactTGCCACCATCAGCAAAAAAGTCAG GCCAGAAGCCTGTCTTAACAGATGTTCAAGCTGAACTGGACAGAATGTCACGAAAACCTGATCTGGCCTCTCCGACATCCCCTACATCCCCTACAGAAGGTGAAGCATCTTGA